A window of Acidobacteriota bacterium genomic DNA:
GATCTGGCAAGGGGCAAATGGGCGCGGCGGTGCGCTGCCGTGGCTGTTCGCCCTCGCCGTCGCGGCCGGCCCGCCGGCTCCCGCCGGCGACGCGCCGGTCTCGCTGCGGGACTGGTACCGGGGGCCGGTCCGGTACCTGATGACGCGCACCGAGACCCGCCTGTTCAAGCGCCTCCAAACCGATGCCGAGCGCCTGCAGTTCATCAGGCGCTTTTGGGAGCGGCGCGACCCCGACCCGCGCACGCCCCAGAACGAGGCCCGGATCGCCTTCTGGCAACGCGTCGTGGAGGCCAATCGCCGGTTCGGCGACACCCCGCTTCCCGGGTGGAAGACCGATCGCGGGAAGATCTTCATCCTGCTGGGCCCTCCCGATCAGATCGAGCGGCGGGACGACTTCGACACCGGGATCAAGACCATCCCGGAACGCGGCTTGATGCGCTGGCACTACCGCGGGCTGCGCCGGTCGATGAGCCCGGAGACGATCATCGCGTTCGTCAAGGACGTCGGCGACTGGCGTCTCACCGACGATCCGAAGCTCTCGAGCATCTATCTCGACATGAACGCGGAGCGTCCGGTCGGTCTCCCTCCCACGCTGGCCAACCTCGTCGACTCGATTCCCTGGGAGCACGGGACGCTCGGAACGGCTCTCGACCTCGCGCGACTCCAGGAGGTTCCCACCGAGCGCGAGCTCCTGCGCGCCGTGGTGCGCACCGAGGAGTACCTCGGCACGCTCGACGTCGCGGCCCGCTGGCACCTCGTCGCGTCGGCGCCTCA
This region includes:
- a CDS encoding GWxTD domain-containing protein, whose amino-acid sequence is MWQGANGRGGALPWLFALAVAAGPPAPAGDAPVSLRDWYRGPVRYLMTRTETRLFKRLQTDAERLQFIRRFWERRDPDPRTPQNEARIAFWQRVVEANRRFGDTPLPGWKTDRGKIFILLGPPDQIERRDDFDTGIKTIPERGLMRWHYRGLRRSMSPETIIAFVKDVGDWRLTDDPKLSSIYLDMNAERPVGLPPTLANLVDSIPWEHGTLGTALDLARLQEVPTERELLRAVVRTEEYLGTLDVAARWHLVASAPHPLLALTLAVRRDALDPPWDGSALSLAQRFAATAELRPADPAAERHGVIEFPEESFVAEPAPQPGDPYLRVQALRPVPPGRWRLSAVLADRRAGDAGAATAEIAVPGAAEGAPLVTGPVLARAILPAGPERPGTDLPFRFHDHLVIPRLGTEVPADEPFGLFLEVLPPPGRDGPVALEWQIFRWDGDTPEPLAPPSRVEDGRGPRAWRFEPGQIPAGRYRAMFTAMVPGAPPVSRTIDFTVTARR